Genomic window (Verrucomicrobiia bacterium):
CGCGCGGACCACGCCGGGCCAGCGAACGAGCAGTGGCACGCGGTGGCCTCCCTCGAACGCGTCGGCCTTCATGCCGCGCCACGGGCCGTTGGCGCGGTGTCCGGTCTGCGCCACTTCGTCCGGAAGCCAGTGCGCGCCATTGTCGCTGGTGAAGAGGACGACCGTGTTGGTGGATCGTCCCGTTTCATCGAGCACCCGCAGCAAGCGCCCGACCGTGTCATCCATCTGGGCCACGAAGTCCCCACGGATCCCGGCGCGGCTGCGTCCGCGAAATTCCGGGCGCGGCACCCATGGATCGTGCGGCGAGGCCAGGGCCAGGTAGAGCAGGAAGGAATGGTCGGGAGATTGCTGGAGGAGGAACCCGGTGGCTTGCGCGAGGAAGTTCGATTCCACGCCCTCATGGGTGAAGTCCGAACTCGCGGGTCCCTCGCGCCAGAAGCCGTCGCCTCCATGTCGCTGACTCCGGCTGGCCGGTATGCGTCTGGAGGGAATCCCGGTGACCCGTCCATCGGCGAGGAACACGTACGGTTCCATGTCGAGGGATGCCGGCAGCAGGTAGCTGAAATCGAAGCCCACGGTATGAGCCCCGGCGTCTGCTCGCTGGGAGAAATCCACCAGCGCCGGGTCGGCCATGGGAGCGGGGCCATCCCCAAAGCTCGCCGGTTCCCGCGAAATCCAGCCCAGTCCAAGGTGCCACTTGCCGATGCCGGCCGTCGCATATCCGGCGGTCCGGAGATGTGAGGCGATCGTTGGGCGGTCCGGTTCGATCAACGGCGGCGAGTAGCCCCAAAGCACCCCCTGCTTGAGACGGGTTCGCCAGGAATAGCGTCCGGTGAGCAGCCCGTAGCGGGTCGGTGTGCACACCGCCGATGGCGAGTGCGCGTCGGTGAAGCGCATGCCCTCGGAGGCCAGGCGGTCCAGGTGGGGTGTGGGAATGCGGGAGTCCGGATTGTAACAGCCCAGGTCGCCCCACCCGAGGTCATCCGCAAGGATCACCACCAGGCTGGGCGCCGTCCCGTGGCAGGGGATGAGGAGTCCCACCGCGGCAAGGAGCGCCATCCAAAGAGGCCGTGGACTGTGAGAGCGCATGAACCGGATGCTACCGGGCTGCAACGCCCTGGGCCACCGTCCTCAACGCGTCCCTGCAGCCCGGAAGCCGGTCTCAGATGCGCCGTGACGAATGTCCGGCCTCCCGACCCGGGCCCGAGCTCCCGTCCGCTCGATGGCGGTGGCCTCAATGGACTGCGTACACTTCGCGGCGCAGCGTCTGGACCACCGCGCCGAACTCGTCGGTGCGCAACGCCCTCGGATGGCTCAGGAAATGCAGGGGCACCTCAGGAAGTCCCGGGCCGTAGGCGGGCTGACGGTACGCCTGTGGGTTTATCATGAATCCACAGCTCTGGTACCAGGCCAGACGCCGCGGGGCCAACGGGCTGTCTTCAGCCCGCTCCGCTTCGAGCACGGTCAGCGGGGCTTTTTGCACCACGGTGGCGAGGACGATGCCGCCGATGCCCGATCCGCGCACGGTGGGATGTGTGGCGAGATGCTCGATGAAGGCGAAGGCGTCGAAGCGCCAGACCGTCATGAACCCCGCGAAGTCCCCGCTCCAGAGAATGACCAGCAGGTTGTGACGCGGATTCGACAGTTGCCCACCCAGGCTATCGCGACGCTCCCGGCGGTCGAACGTCCGCTGATACAGTGCCTCGGCCGGGGCGAGCCACGGATCGGTGGAGCTCTTGATGGGGTGCAGCACCGGCGTGTTGGCCGGCGCCGCGCGCGAGGAATGTTCGGCAGACATGGATGGCCAGGGCCCGCACGACGAGAAAGGCGCCAGGAAACGTCCAGCCGGCCCGGCCGCTTGGCACTCTGCCGTCTCCGGTCACGCAGTCCAGTCCTGTTGATCCTTCTTCGGGCGTGGGGCGCGGCGGGGAGGCTGAACCGCGGGGCAGGTTCACAGGATTCCTCACGACCTTGGGTGGCAACCCACGCTGAGGGGGCGGTTTTGCGGCGGCAGGCACCGAACGCCGTGGAGTACGCACGGCCCTCCGCCGCTTTCGCGCCCGCCGAAGCCTGACCGGCGATCCTCCGTCGGACTCTTGATGATACCGATCTGACAAGCCCTTCGTTTTGGTTGCCGCCAGAAGTATGACGCCCTCACCGATTCGAATGTCCTTGAGCGATGGGTGCCGATGGCGGGACTCGAACCCGCACGACCCGAGGGTCAGGGGATTTTAAGTCCCCTGTGTCTGCCATTCCACCACATCGGCCGGGCGGCAGAGGTTCAGCGCGCGAGCCGGCGGGGGCAATCGCGGAGTGGTCGCGGAGTCGCGCCCCCGGCGCAGATTCCTTCGCGGATGCCTGACCGGATTCCCGGACCGCAAGGGGTGTCCGGGCGGATTGGGGACCGGCGCGCGTGGCTTGCCCCCGGGGCATCGTTTGCGCAAGACTGACTCCCTGCTTATGGATGTTTTCCCGGCTCCGGTTCGCACATTTCAGGCGGATTTCCTCCCCGTTGAGGTCTTCAAATCCCCTGAGGAACTCTCAGAAAACGTCGCCCGACGGGTCGGCCGTCTGCTGGCCGAAACCGTCGAGCGTCAGGGATCCGCCGCGGCGATCCTGGCCACCGGCAATTCCCAGATCCGGTTCCTCAAGCGCCTCGGCGAACTGGGGGGCGTGGATTGGTCCCGCGTGACGCTGTTCCACATGGACGAGTATCTCGGGCTGCCGGCCGAGCATCCGGCCGGCTTCCGCCGCTACATGAAGGATCGCGTGGAGTCGCTCGTGCGTCCGCGCGCCTTTCACTACCTGGCCGGCGACGCGGACCTGCCCCAGATCGAGTGCGACCGCTACGCCGCGCTCCTGCGGTCCCAGCCCATTGACCTGTGCTGCCTCGGCATCGGAGAGAACGGCCACCTCGCCTTCAATGACCCACCGGTCGCCCGGTTTGACGACCGCGATTGGGTCAAGCTCGTAAAGCTCGACGACGCCTGCAAGATGCAACAGGTGCGCGAGGGGCATTTTCCGGACCTGGATAGCGTGCCGAAGTACGCGCTCACACTGACCCTGCCGGCGCTGATGAGCGCCCGGACGCTCCTCTGCCTGGCGCCCGAACGACGAAAGGCGGTGGCGGTCCGGAACGCACTGCGGGGGGCCGTTTCCACCGTGTGCCCGGCGTCCTTTCTGCGCCGCCAGGGGCATGCCACGCTCCTCCTGGACACGGATTCCGCGTCCCTGCTGGACGATCGGGCCGCCTGAACATGCGCATTCTCGCCCTGGACCACGGCACTGCGCGCATCGGTGCCGCGCTCAGTGATCCCACGGGGACGATTGCGCGCCCGCTGGAGATGCTGCCCGCGCAGCCCTTCTCCGGATTCCTGGAGCGTCTCAAGGAGCTGATCCGGGAGCACGAGGTGGAACTGCTCCTCGTGGGCATGCCCCGGAACATGGACGGCTCGTACGGCGACTCCGCAGCCCGGGTGCGCGAGTTCGTCGGCGTGCTTCGCGATTCCGTGACCGTGCCCATCCAGACCTGGGACGAGCGGCTTACGACCGTGATTGCCGAACGGTTTCTTGCCGAGGGAGGCGTCCGGGGGACCCGTCGGCGCGCGCGCGTGGACCCCGCCGCCGCCGCCGTCCTCCTGCAAGGCTATCTCGACGGCCTGGCCCCCCAATGAACCCTTCGGGATTTCCGGACCCGTCGCGAGCCCCGGAACTTCAACCCCCCGATCACGTCCGGTTGCGGCTCCTTCTGGCCTACCAGGGGACCCGCTATGCCGGGTGGCAGACGCAGGCCGGCGCGACCACGGTGCAGGAGACCGTCGAACTCGCGCTGGGGCGGATTCTGGGGACCCGCCCGCAGGTGTACAGTTCGAGCCGCACCGACACCGGTGTTCACGCCCTCGGCATGGTGTCCCATTTTGACATCCACCGGGATTCGTTGCGAATGACTCCTGAAAAGCTTGTTCTGGCGGTGAACGCCTGGCTGCCGGAAGACATTCGTGTGCTGGCGGCGGCCCGCGTCCGATCTGACTTTCATGCCCGGTATGACGCCCGATCCAAACAGTACCGGTACTTCGTATGGAACCACCCGGCCCACGAGCCCCTGGAGCGGCATCGCACCTGGCACGTGCCGCGGCCGTTGGATCTCGACCGCATGCGTTCCGCCGCCCGGCGGTTGACCGGGCGCCACGACTTCCTGGCGTTCAGCGCCTCGCCCGGGTACGCCCGGCGCCACACCGTCCGTCACGTGATGCGTTGCGATGTCCGCCGTTCGGGCCCGCTCCTGACCGTGGTCATCGAGGCGGACGGCTTCCTCTACAAAATGTGCCGGGGAATCGCGGGCACGCTGGTGCAGGTCGGCCTCGGGCGTTTCCCGCCGGAATCCGTGGTGCCGATGATGGCCGGACGCGACCGGCGCCTGGCGGGGATGACGGCACCGGCGCACGGACTGGTGTTGTGGAGGGTATCCTACGGACCGTGCCGTGGCCGGTCCGATGCAGGGACGGTCTCCGCGAGCGCGGACCTGGAATAGGCCATACCCGTCCCTGCAATGCACCTCGTCCTGCTTGAGCCGGAGATTCCTCCCAACACGGGCAGCATCGCCCGCCTTTGTGCCGCGACGCACACCACACTGCACCTGATCGAGCCGTTGGGATTTGATCTGGACGACCGGACGTTGCGCCGTGCGGGCATGGATTACTGGCGCCAGGTGACCTGGCACCGGTGGCCTGACTGGCCCCGGTTCGCCGCAAGTTTGCGGTCGCCATCGCGCGTCTGGTTCGTCGAGCAGGGCGCGCCGCGGCGGTATTTCGATGCCCAATTCGCCCCGGGTGATTACCTCGTGTTCGGACGCGAGACGGCCGGGCTTCCCGCGTCGCTGCTTGAAGCGCATCGGGAGTTCTGGCTGGAGATTCCGATGCCGAATCCGGAGGCGCGATCCCTCAACCTCGCGAACTGCGCCGCGATCGTCCTCTATGAGGCACTCCGCCAGGCGGCAAGCGGCGGGATGCCAGGCCGGGGTCCTGGACACTGAAAAGGGGCCCAAACCAACGGGCCCACTGGTGCGTCGGCCAGGTTCCTGGCGGTGCGTTTCTCGACCTCACCACGGCGTCTTGCGCGGGGGCGGCACGGGGGCGGGGCGACGCTTGTGCTCAGGCTTCAGGATTGAGGCGATGACGGAAAGGAGGGCCTGACGTCCCTGACGGGTGAGGGCTGAGCAGGTAAAAGTCTCCGGCAGGGTTTCGCACCATCCGGAAAGCTTCGCCTGGAAGGCGGCGATGTGCTCCTGGACTCTTTTCGGGCTGATGCGATCGGTCTTGGTGAACACGAGGACAAACGGGAGTTCGTGATCCACGAGACCCTCGATGAACTCCAGGTCAATCGCCTGTGGCGGGAGCGAGGAATCCACCAGGGTAAACACCAGTTCGAGGTTGTCCCGCTCCCGGAGGTATTCGGCCACGGACTCATTGAAGCGGTTGCGCTCCGTCCGCTCCACATGCGCCCAGCCGTAACCGGGCAGGTCCACCAGACGCCAGGTGCCGTTGATGGTGAAGAAGTTGATGTGCCGGGTGTGGCCCGGCGTCGCCGACACGTTCGCGAGGTTGCGCTTGCCCACGAGCAGGTTCAGCAGCGACGACTTGCCCACATTGGAACGGCCGGCGAAGGCAAATTCCGGGAGCGAGTCCACGGGACAGGACGCGAGATCCGGTGCGCTCATCAGGAATTTGGCGGTCGTGGTATTCATGCCTGAGGACGCTGCCCGGGCATTTGTGACAGGAATCGCGACGGGAACACGCCTATCTTTCCCAATTCCGCGCCGCCACCCGGGACGGCCCGGCGCCGGGGTCCGATGGAGGATTGGATGAGCGTGCGTTCTGGATCGGCAGTTGGGGGCCTGGCCACGCCCGATCCGAGGTCACCTTGGAAGTCGTTTGGTCCTGCAACCCACCTCGGGCGTCAGACCTCGCGGCGGAGGATTTCGAGCGGGGGCTGATTGGCGATGCCCCGACTGGTCGCCTGGCCCACCAGGATGGTGAGTCCGGTGACTGCGGCCACGGCGATTCCCAGCGGCGCCCAGCTCAATGCGTAATCCGTCTTGAACGCGAACCGTGCGAGCGCCCAACTGGCCGCCACGGACAGTCCCACCGCCAGCAGCGAGGCCAGCAGGCCAAGAGCTGCGTATTCCGCTGTGAGGATGGCACGGATCTGAAGCCGGCTCGCGCCCAGGGTGCGTAACAGGATGCTTTCCTGCACCCGTTGCCAGCGTCCGGACACCACGGCCCCCGCGAGCACGATGAGTCCGGTGGCGACGGTGAAGAGGGCCATGAACCGGACCACGAATCCGACCTGGGTCAGCACGCCGTCGAGCGTCTTCAGCACCAGCGTCAGGTCAATGATGCTGACATTGGGGAACTCGCGGACAATGGCCTGCTGCATCCGGGCGGAATCGGCGGCACTCCCGACGTAGGTGGCCGCCAGATGCATCGCGGGCGCGGCGTTGAGGGCGCCGGTCGGGAAGACCACAAAAAAGTTCGGCCGCACCTGCCGCCAGTCCACCCGGCGCAGGCTGGCCACCTCGGTTTCCAAGGGAACTCCCTGCACGTCCCACGTGAGTGCATCTCCGACGCCCACCTTCAGGTCGCGGGCGATGCCTTCCTCGAGGGAGATCGGGATCGGGGTCTCGCCGTCGCCCGCCGGGACCTCCGCGACCCAGCGCCCGGCGATCAGCGTTTCCGCATCGGTCAGCTGTGAACGCCAGCTCGAGCGGTACTCCCGTCGCAGCACCCAGTCGGGGATCCCGCCGCGGGATTCCCGACCGGGGACCTCCGCGGATGTTTCCGACAGCTCCCCGGTGCGCACACCCTTCACCGCGGCGAGTCGCATGGTGACGATGGGGGCTTCATCCAGGATCGGAAAGCCGAGGTGATTCAGCGTGGTGAGGACCGGCTCCCGCTGGTCGGGTTGGATGTCGAACAGGATGGCGTTGGGGCGCCCCGACCGGTTCTCCGGAAACAACTGGCGGAGCAGGACATCGCGGGTGAGTTGCAGGGTCAGCAGCAGGAAGGCGCCGAGTCCGAGGGCGACCAGAAGCAGGGTGGTGCGATTGTTCGGGCGGTGGAGGTTGGCCAGTCCCTGCCGCCAGGCAAACGGCAGCCTCTGAGGGGTCCAGCGGCGCGCCGCGGTCATCAGGCCGCGTCCGGCGGCAGTCAGCACGAGGAACGACGCCGCGAGTCCGGCGGCGACTCCAAGCCCCTCCTCCCATCGGCGGGTCTGGAAAATGGCAAACGTGGTCACGGCTGCGGCGATCAGGGCGAGGAGAAGGACCTGCGCCGGATCGCGTCCGGCTGAAGGTGCGTAAGCCGCCCGAAGCGCGGCAAGGGGGGAAACCCGGCGCACGGCCAGGAGGGGCAGCAGGGCGAACAACACGCACAGTCCGAAACCGAGGGCTGCTCCGCCGAAGGCTCCGCGCCAGTCAAACACGGCGGCGAATTCAAACGGGACAAATCGCTGGAGGATGCGCGGAAGCTCCGTGGCGACTCCGGCGCCCAGCGCGATGCCCACCGCGGCTCCCAGTGCGCCGAGCAGCAGGCCCTGGGCGAGGTAGACGGCGAAGGTTGCCGGAATCGGCGCCCCGAGACAGCGAAGGATGGCGGCATGGGGCAGCTTCTGCTGCAGATGGGCATGCAGCGCGCTGGCGATGCCGACCGCCCCGAGCAGCAGGGCCACGAGGGCCACCAGATTGAGAAACCGGTACAGGTTCTTCAGGGAGTTGCCGAGATCCTCCTGCCGGCGGGAGACCGTGTCAGTTTCGAGTCGAAATCCTCGCAGTTCCGGCCCCAGCCGCTCCGCGAGGGCATCGGCATCCACGTCGCGGGGCAGGCGGAAGTGAAACCGGTACCGGGCGAGACTGCCGGCCCTGATCAAGCCGGTCGAGGGCAGGTCGGCAGCACGGAGGTACACGCGGGGCGCCAGGGTGGCGAACGCGATGGAGTCTCCGGGGACCCGGCGCAACGCACCGAGAAGCTCGAAGGTGCGGCTGCCCAGTTGCACGGAGTCGCCGGGCTGGAGCCCGAACTGGAACAGCACCCCCTCCTCGATCAAGACCCCGCCACCTTCCCGCAGCCGCGCGGCGGCGTCCGGGGGCTCGGTCTCCAGCACGCCGTAAAATGGAAATTCCCCGTCAATGGCCCGGGCGTTGATCAGGCGCGTTCCATTGCTGACCACCAGCATGGTGGAAAAGCTCGTCTCGTTGGCCCGATCGCCGCCGAGGGTGTTGAGGAAGGCCTCGATTTCGGGAGTCGGCGGCTGGCGTGAGGTGACCACCAAGTCCGCCCCCAGCAGGGACTTGGCCTGGGCCTGGATGGCCGCCTCCAGGTTGCGCCCGAGCGACCCAATGGCCACCAGTGCCGCAATGCCCAGGCTGATGCTGACGGAAAAGAGGGCGAGGCGGCGCCGGGACGCTCTGGAATCGCGCCAGGCCATCCGCCACACCCAGCCTGAAAACAATGCCGTCACCCATCGCATTGGCCGACCGTACCCCCGGGAGCCAGCCGGCGACAGCATGCAGGAAGTCGGCGTCACCGGCGGACCCGCGCTGCGGACCGGGGCTTGCCCGGCAGCCGTCGGCCGATTCATGGTCTCGAAGCCTCCACCGCATGTCCCCGTCGTCATCCAGTTCCCCGGGAGCGTCCACCCGCTTGAGTCCGGGGTGCCCTTGCTCCAGGGCCTTCACACTGATCGAGTTGCTCGTGGTGATCGCCATCATCGCCCTCCTTGCGGGAATGCTGTTGCCGGGCCTTGCGAAGGCAAAGAACAAGGCGCAGGGCACCGCGTGTCTGAACAATCTCAAGCAGATCGGCCTGGGGTTGAGGTTGTATACCGACTCGTTCCAGGATCGCATGCCAACGGCGCTGAGCTTCGGGGCCCGGCCGCGAAACTACGAGTCCGCCGCAAATTCCGTCGCGCAGACCGATCTGTATGGAGGCGTGGCCAGGCTGCTGAACCTGGGCAATCCCCGATCGTTCTGGTGTCCGAGCGACCGCCTCAATATTCCGTCCAAGCCAGTCCGTGACGGCGACTACACGTCGTATCGCTACCGGTTTGTCATCTGGTGGAACACGGTTCAGTACCCGGGGTTGAAGGATTCCGACTTCGTCCGGCCCTCGGGCCAGGTGGTGTATCACGAGGATTACGACTTTCATTACCACCGGTTGAAGGACCGGTATCCGACCCGTCAACCGACGCTGAACGCAGTGTTTGCCGATTTCCACGCCGAGCGATTCCAGGTGCGGTTCCGCCAGAATGTCCCGCCGCGGCGCTACGATCCGAATTGGTTCTCCTTCGGACCGGATGGCCGTCCCAACACGGACGTACCCAACACCGGCGGGGATGTCCGCACGGGATACGACCTGCCCTGACGGTTTGCGGATGTCGCGGCGCCGGCAACGGGATGCACGGCGCGGTTGGTTGGTGGATGGACAAGGTGGTGACCGACGCGCCATACTTGGAAGGCAATCCAGGGGAGCATGAACGCTTTTGGCTTCAGCAGGGTCCGGATCCCGGCGTGGATCGGCGTCGCGATTCTGTCGCTGCCGGCGGCGACCGCGGCGGAGGTTCCGTTCAACCGGGACATCCGGCCATTGATCTCGGAAAACTGTCTGGCGTGCCACGGACCGGATCCTGGGTCGCGCAAGGCGGGATTGCGTCTCGACACGCAGGAGGGGTTGTTTGGGGGCACCAAGTCGGAGGGTCCGGTCGTTGTCCCGGGTCAGCCGGAGGCCAGCGCCTTGTGGCGGCGCATCGTTCACGAGGATCCCGAGGAGCTCATGCCGCCGCCCGGGTCCCACAAGGAATTGACGCCGCCGCAGCGCGCGCTCATCCGGGAATGGATCGCCTCCGGGGCGCCGTGGCAGCCGCATTGGTCCTTCATTCCACCGGTGCGTTCCCCCCTGCCGGTCCTCGCGGAGGGGCCCATCGAGAAGAACCCGGTGGACGCCTTTGTGGTGGCCGCGCTGGCCAGGCGGGGTCTGACCCTGAACCCCGAGGCCGACCGGCGCACGCTGGCCCGTCGCCTCTCACTCGACCTCACGGGCCTGCCACCGGCTCCGGCCGATGTGGAGGCGTTCGTCGCGGACCCGGCGCCCGATTACTACGAGCGGTATGTCCGCCGGCTGATGGATTCCCCCCAATGGGGTGAACATCGGGGGCGCTACTGGCTCGATGCCGCGCGCTATGCCGACACGCACGGGCTGCATTTCGACAACTACCGCGAGATGTGGCCGTACCGGGACTGGGTGATCCGCGCCTTCAACCGAAACCAGCCGTTCGACCAGTTTGTGATTGAGCAACTGGCCGGGGACCTGTTGCCCGAACCGACCCAGGATCAGTGGGTGGCCACCGGGTTTCAGCGGTGCAACGTGACCACCAACGAAGGCGGCACCATCGAGGAGGAGAACCTTGCGATCTACGCCAATGACCGGGTGACGACCACCGGGTGGGTGTTCCTGGGGCTTACGGCGAACTGCGCCGCCTGTCACGATCACAAGTTCGATCCGCTGACGATGCGCGACTTCTACGCGATGGCGGCCTTTTTCCGGAACACCCGCCAGTCGGGATTCGACGGCAATGTGAAGGACGGTGCGAACCCGAGCCTCGTGGTGATTGACGATGAGCGTGACCTCGAACGCTGGCAGGCCCTGCCCGGTGAGATCGAGTCCGCTCAAAAAGCAGTCGAGGACCGGCGGCAGCAGGCGGAGCCGGCGTTTGAGGCCTGGGTTGCCGGCATCCGTGTGGAAGACATCGAGCGCGACCTGGCGATTCGGGATCTCGAATTCCGGGCGCCGCTCGATGACGGCAATCCGGAGGTCCTCTCCGCGGTGCTGGATGGCGGGGCAGTCCACGCGGTGCCCCAAGGCAGAATCACCCTGGCCACCAACGCCTATTTCGGACCCGCACCCCTCTTTGAACGGGGAGTGACCGCGTCGTTCGCGGGCGCAGGAGATTTTGACCACGGACAGCCCTTCTCCTTCGGCGCCTGGGTGTATGTGCCGTCCAACTACAACGACTCGGCGGCGATCTTCGCTCGAATGGAGCCGGAATCCCGGGCGTATCGGGGTTGGGACCTTTGGATTCAGCAGGGGCAGTTCGCCACCCATTTCGTCAGTGCATGGCCTGAAAACGCGCTGAAGATCCGCACGCAGAAGCGCCTGGCCCGCAAGGGTCAATGGCAGCATGTGTTCGTTACTTGCGATGGCTCGGGCAGGCCGGAGGGGGTCCGATTGTTCGTGGACGGTGTCGCCGCCGAGACCGAGGCGGAGAACAAGAATGGGGTGACGGGGAGCCTTCGGGCCTCGGTACCCCTGACCCTGGCCCAGCGCAGCGAAGGCAGCCACTTCGACGGCGTCGGGCTGCAGGATGTGCGGATCTACTCCCGGGCGCTCGATCCCGCAGAAGTCGGTGCGCTGGCGCGGCAGTCGCTGCTCAGAACGCTGGTGGGAACGCCCGTGGAGGAGTGGAAACCCGAGCCCCGCCGGGAAGTGTTCGAGTACTTCCTCGCCACCCGCCACGCCCCCGTCCAGGAGGCCCGGTCCGCGTTGGCGGCATTGGAGAGGGAGAAGGAGGGTATCCGGCTGAGGTATCCGGTGACCCACATCCAGGCCGAGAAGCCGGATTCCCTGCCGATGGCCAACATCCTGTTCCGCGGCCAGTACGACCAGAAGCGGGAGGTCGTCGAGGGCAACGTGCCGGCGGCGTTGAACCCGATGCCGGCGGGGGCGCCGCGCAACCGCCTCGGTCTGGCCCAGTGGCTGGTTGAACCGGAGAACCCCTTGTTGAGCCGGGTGACCGTGAACCGGTTCTGGCAGGAATTGTTTGGCACGGGACTCGTCAGGACCTCGGAGGATTTTGGCATCATGGGCGAGACCCCGGTGAACCAGGACCTGCTTGACTGGCTGGCGGTGGAGTTTCGCGAAAGCGGCTGGGACGTGAAGCATCTGTTCCAGTTGATGGTGACTTCCAGGGCGTATCGGCAGGACGCCCGGACGACGCCGGAAAAGCTCGAAAAGGATCCGGCCAACCGACTGCTGAGCCGTGGTCCGCGCTTTCGGATGGACGCCGAGATGGTGCGCGACTATGCGCTGGCCGCCAGCGGCCTGCTGGTCCCAAAGCTCGGCGGCCCCAGTGTGAAACCCTACCAGCCGCCGGGGGTTTGGGAGGCCGTGGCCATGCCGGAAAGCAACACCCGCCGCTACGAGCAGGATCGCGGTGACGCCCTGTACCGTCGCAGCCTCTACACCTTTTGGAAACGCGCGGCGCCTCCGGCCTCGATGGACATCTTCAATGCGCCCAGTCGTGAGGTCTCCTGCACCCGGCGCGAACGCACCAACACACCGCTCCAGGCCCTGGCCACCCTGAACGATCCCCAGCTCATCGAGGCCGCGCGCCGGCTTGCCGAGCGGGCGTTACAGGAGGGGCACGGCGATACCGGACGGGCGATCGAGGTTCTGGCGGCCCGGTTGCTGGGCCGACCGCTGCGCCCCGGGGAACTCGAGGTCGTCACCACCACGCTGGCCGAGGCGGCAGACTACTATGACCGCGAGCCGGAGGATGCCGTCCGGTTGATCTCCGTCGGGGAATCGAGTCCGGAACCGACGCTGTCCCGTCCCTCATTGGCGGCGATGACCCTCGTGGCCAATCAACTGCTCAACCTCGATGAGACCCTTAACAAGTAGCGGCATCGACGGCGGCAGAGCCGTGGGCGTCGGAGTTTCGGGTGCCGGGAAGGCGCCTCCGGAATTGAAGAGGACGCCGGCCGGGGATTTTCACGGAATGAGCGATGGTCCAAAGCTCCTCATTGACATCCCAGGCGACGACCGATGCCGCCGACTCCAC
Coding sequences:
- a CDS encoding arylsulfatase; this encodes MALLAAVGLLIPCHGTAPSLVVILADDLGWGDLGCYNPDSRIPTPHLDRLASEGMRFTDAHSPSAVCTPTRYGLLTGRYSWRTRLKQGVLWGYSPPLIEPDRPTIASHLRTAGYATAGIGKWHLGLGWISREPASFGDGPAPMADPALVDFSQRADAGAHTVGFDFSYLLPASLDMEPYVFLADGRVTGIPSRRIPASRSQRHGGDGFWREGPASSDFTHEGVESNFLAQATGFLLQQSPDHSFLLYLALASPHDPWVPRPEFRGRSRAGIRGDFVAQMDDTVGRLLRVLDETGRSTNTVVLFTSDNGAHWLPDEVAQTGHRANGPWRGMKADAFEGGHRVPLLVRWPGVVRAGSTSGALIGLNDLFATAAEIAGTPVAPGSAPDSVSFLPVLRGDVVGVRDSLVLHSIHGTFALREGDWKLIEGSGSGGWSPGEDAHPVQLFHLREDPGETNNLAAAESQRVAALRSRLDVLRTGARQPSTPTPADHPP
- a CDS encoding GNAT family N-acetyltransferase, with the translated sequence MSAEHSSRAAPANTPVLHPIKSSTDPWLAPAEALYQRTFDRRERRDSLGGQLSNPRHNLLVILWSGDFAGFMTVWRFDAFAFIEHLATHPTVRGSGIGGIVLATVVQKAPLTVLEAERAEDSPLAPRRLAWYQSCGFMINPQAYRQPAYGPGLPEVPLHFLSHPRALRTDEFGAVVQTLRREVYAVH
- a CDS encoding glucosamine-6-phosphate deaminase; translation: MDVFPAPVRTFQADFLPVEVFKSPEELSENVARRVGRLLAETVERQGSAAAILATGNSQIRFLKRLGELGGVDWSRVTLFHMDEYLGLPAEHPAGFRRYMKDRVESLVRPRAFHYLAGDADLPQIECDRYAALLRSQPIDLCCLGIGENGHLAFNDPPVARFDDRDWVKLVKLDDACKMQQVREGHFPDLDSVPKYALTLTLPALMSARTLLCLAPERRKAVAVRNALRGAVSTVCPASFLRRQGHATLLLDTDSASLLDDRAA
- the ruvX gene encoding Holliday junction resolvase RuvX; its protein translation is MRILALDHGTARIGAALSDPTGTIARPLEMLPAQPFSGFLERLKELIREHEVELLLVGMPRNMDGSYGDSAARVREFVGVLRDSVTVPIQTWDERLTTVIAERFLAEGGVRGTRRRARVDPAAAAVLLQGYLDGLAPQ
- the truA gene encoding tRNA pseudouridine(38-40) synthase TruA, which produces MNPSGFPDPSRAPELQPPDHVRLRLLLAYQGTRYAGWQTQAGATTVQETVELALGRILGTRPQVYSSSRTDTGVHALGMVSHFDIHRDSLRMTPEKLVLAVNAWLPEDIRVLAAARVRSDFHARYDARSKQYRYFVWNHPAHEPLERHRTWHVPRPLDLDRMRSAARRLTGRHDFLAFSASPGYARRHTVRHVMRCDVRRSGPLLTVVIEADGFLYKMCRGIAGTLVQVGLGRFPPESVVPMMAGRDRRLAGMTAPAHGLVLWRVSYGPCRGRSDAGTVSASADLE
- a CDS encoding tRNA (cytidine(34)-2'-O)-methyltransferase, giving the protein MHLVLLEPEIPPNTGSIARLCAATHTTLHLIEPLGFDLDDRTLRRAGMDYWRQVTWHRWPDWPRFAASLRSPSRVWFVEQGAPRRYFDAQFAPGDYLVFGRETAGLPASLLEAHREFWLEIPMPNPEARSLNLANCAAIVLYEALRQAASGGMPGRGPGH
- the yihA gene encoding ribosome biogenesis GTP-binding protein YihA/YsxC, with the protein product MNTTTAKFLMSAPDLASCPVDSLPEFAFAGRSNVGKSSLLNLLVGKRNLANVSATPGHTRHINFFTINGTWRLVDLPGYGWAHVERTERNRFNESVAEYLRERDNLELVFTLVDSSLPPQAIDLEFIEGLVDHELPFVLVFTKTDRISPKRVQEHIAAFQAKLSGWCETLPETFTCSALTRQGRQALLSVIASILKPEHKRRPAPVPPPRKTPW
- a CDS encoding FtsX-like permease family protein; translation: MAWRDSRASRRRLALFSVSISLGIAALVAIGSLGRNLEAAIQAQAKSLLGADLVVTSRQPPTPEIEAFLNTLGGDRANETSFSTMLVVSNGTRLINARAIDGEFPFYGVLETEPPDAAARLREGGGVLIEEGVLFQFGLQPGDSVQLGSRTFELLGALRRVPGDSIAFATLAPRVYLRAADLPSTGLIRAGSLARYRFHFRLPRDVDADALAERLGPELRGFRLETDTVSRRQEDLGNSLKNLYRFLNLVALVALLLGAVGIASALHAHLQQKLPHAAILRCLGAPIPATFAVYLAQGLLLGALGAAVGIALGAGVATELPRILQRFVPFEFAAVFDWRGAFGGAALGFGLCVLFALLPLLAVRRVSPLAALRAAYAPSAGRDPAQVLLLALIAAAVTTFAIFQTRRWEEGLGVAAGLAASFLVLTAAGRGLMTAARRWTPQRLPFAWRQGLANLHRPNNRTTLLLVALGLGAFLLLTLQLTRDVLLRQLFPENRSGRPNAILFDIQPDQREPVLTTLNHLGFPILDEAPIVTMRLAAVKGVRTGELSETSAEVPGRESRGGIPDWVLRREYRSSWRSQLTDAETLIAGRWVAEVPAGDGETPIPISLEEGIARDLKVGVGDALTWDVQGVPLETEVASLRRVDWRQVRPNFFVVFPTGALNAAPAMHLAATYVGSAADSARMQQAIVREFPNVSIIDLTLVLKTLDGVLTQVGFVVRFMALFTVATGLIVLAGAVVSGRWQRVQESILLRTLGASRLQIRAILTAEYAALGLLASLLAVGLSVAASWALARFAFKTDYALSWAPLGIAVAAVTGLTILVGQATSRGIANQPPLEILRREV